The Gemmatimonas sp. UBA7669 genome includes a region encoding these proteins:
- a CDS encoding glycosyltransferase — protein sequence MGTVLSAASLHDDGVRDLSPALPGRLRPAAALGVLDVTEWFGDTSGGIKTYLLEKARYVAARPRLRHVMVVPGDRDSVRDTEGTRLYRLHGPPIPRQRPYRFMLATRSITRIVQHERPHLIEIGSPFIVPWIVRHATRALNVPLVCFHHTNLPHYFAPERSRFPAVNRLVHGAAWRYMRRLDRLFPVTIVSTDAAAADLAAAGIDRVARVPLGVDLDTFTPDRKSQAALTRALHGLPDTPLVGYAGRFAREKELHVALDAWADVERRTGARLVLAGAGPMRERLRAHPYGHRVIMLPYQHTREGLADLLAALDVYLAPGPIETFGLSALEAMSCGTPVISCDQGGVPEHVQRSGGGRLYATGSAASLAEQAVALLQSDVIGLGRKARQHAERHHAWDVVFDRLFEVYREVLAGGS from the coding sequence ATGGGAACAGTGCTGAGTGCCGCGTCGCTGCATGACGACGGGGTGCGTGACCTATCGCCTGCGCTTCCAGGCCGGCTGCGTCCGGCAGCCGCGCTGGGCGTGCTCGATGTCACCGAATGGTTTGGCGACACGAGCGGGGGCATCAAGACCTATCTGCTCGAGAAGGCACGGTATGTGGCCGCCCGACCCCGGCTTCGGCATGTGATGGTCGTGCCTGGTGATCGCGACAGCGTGCGCGACACCGAGGGAACGCGCCTGTATCGTTTGCACGGTCCGCCCATACCACGGCAGCGGCCCTATCGATTCATGCTGGCGACGCGCTCCATCACGCGCATCGTGCAACACGAACGTCCGCATCTCATCGAGATCGGCAGTCCCTTCATCGTGCCGTGGATTGTCCGGCACGCCACGCGTGCACTCAATGTGCCGCTGGTGTGTTTTCACCACACCAATCTGCCGCACTACTTCGCCCCCGAGCGATCGCGCTTTCCCGCGGTGAATCGACTCGTGCATGGCGCCGCGTGGCGCTACATGCGTCGCCTTGATCGCCTCTTTCCGGTGACCATCGTGTCCACCGACGCCGCGGCCGCCGATCTGGCGGCGGCCGGCATCGATCGGGTGGCTCGTGTGCCGCTGGGGGTCGATCTCGACACCTTTACCCCCGACCGGAAGTCACAAGCCGCTCTGACCCGCGCGCTGCATGGTTTGCCCGATACGCCGCTCGTGGGCTATGCCGGGCGATTTGCTCGCGAGAAGGAACTGCACGTGGCCCTCGATGCCTGGGCGGACGTGGAGCGACGCACCGGCGCGCGGCTGGTGTTGGCGGGCGCGGGACCCATGCGTGAGCGACTGCGTGCGCATCCCTACGGCCACCGGGTGATCATGCTGCCGTATCAGCACACTCGCGAAGGCCTGGCGGACCTGCTGGCCGCCCTCGACGTGTATCTCGCGCCAGGACCCATCGAAACGTTTGGCCTGTCGGCACTCGAGGCCATGAGTTGCGGCACGCCGGTGATCAGCTGCGATCAGGGCGGTGTACCAGAGCACGTGCAGCGCAGTGGTGGTGGACGTCTCTACGCAACCGGATCTGCGGCGTCGTTGGCTGAACAGGCGGTGGCGCTGCTGCAGAGTGATGTGATTGGGCTCGGACGCAAGGCGCGTCAGCATGCGGAGCGCCACCATGCCTGGGACGTGGTGTTCGATCGCTTGTTCGAGGTGTATCGGGAGGTTCTTGCGGGCGGCAGTTGA
- a CDS encoding phosphatase PAP2 family protein, which translates to MTPWLRGLDARDHALFARYALTPACTLSARRFWMGITHLGGARGSIGTCLLALGLPNVSALLVWHVLLLLGASHLVVQIVKRSVGRPRPSVRLPIEALIQVPDRFSFPSGHACAAMAVAVGFASAFPSLALPLLLLAAVVGFSRVALGVHYPGDVLVGQAIALLCAWPMIG; encoded by the coding sequence ATGACGCCATGGCTCCGGGGACTCGACGCACGCGATCACGCGCTGTTCGCGCGCTATGCATTGACGCCGGCCTGCACCCTGTCGGCGCGCCGCTTCTGGATGGGGATCACGCACCTTGGCGGCGCCCGCGGGAGCATCGGGACCTGCCTGCTGGCGCTTGGTCTGCCCAACGTGAGTGCCCTGCTGGTCTGGCATGTGCTCCTGCTGCTTGGCGCGTCGCACCTTGTGGTGCAGATCGTGAAGCGCAGCGTGGGACGTCCGCGCCCCTCAGTGCGCCTGCCCATCGAGGCGCTCATTCAGGTTCCGGATCGCTTTTCCTTCCCCAGCGGTCATGCCTGCGCAGCCATGGCCGTGGCCGTGGGCTTTGCCTCGGCGTTCCCCTCACTGGCACTTCCGCTGCTGCTGCTCGCGGCCGTCGTGGGTTTCTCGCGTGTGGCGCTCGGTGTGCACTATCCGGGCGACGTCCTGGTGGGTCAGGCCATCGCCCTGCTCTGCGCCTGGCCCATGATTGGCTGA
- the modA gene encoding molybdate ABC transporter substrate-binding protein, whose product MATAVLLGSGCRGASDRAASDSAATDGAATDGAASGPLVVMAAASLNRAMPELLRAFEARERVKGTLVLGATGSLAAQLVNGAPADVFFSADETTVDGLVAQGVLDGRTRALFANGVLMLVTRRGVDAPRVLTDLTAKRFTIVALANPDLAPYGAAARQIMQSAGIWESLTGRLVFGENVAGTWQLVQSGNADAAFVAQSVVPDNADVGRLILDPSQHLPLRQAAAVVVSSRHPAARDFLHFVRGVDGQAILRQHGFAPPQ is encoded by the coding sequence ATGGCGACCGCTGTCCTTCTGGGCAGCGGCTGCCGCGGGGCGTCCGATCGGGCGGCGTCCGATAGCGCCGCCACCGACGGCGCCGCCACCGACGGGGCTGCATCGGGCCCGTTGGTGGTCATGGCGGCGGCCTCGCTCAACCGGGCCATGCCCGAGTTGCTGCGGGCGTTCGAAGCCCGTGAGCGCGTCAAAGGCACGCTGGTGCTGGGCGCCACCGGCAGCCTTGCCGCGCAGCTCGTCAACGGCGCACCGGCCGACGTGTTTTTCTCGGCGGACGAAACCACCGTGGACGGCCTCGTCGCGCAGGGCGTGCTGGATGGGCGTACCCGCGCGCTGTTTGCCAACGGTGTGCTGATGCTGGTGACCCGGCGCGGTGTGGACGCACCGCGTGTACTGACGGATCTCACGGCGAAGCGATTTACGATTGTCGCCCTCGCCAATCCCGATCTCGCGCCCTATGGCGCGGCGGCTCGACAGATCATGCAGTCGGCCGGTATCTGGGAGTCGCTCACCGGGCGTCTGGTGTTTGGCGAGAATGTGGCCGGTACCTGGCAGCTCGTGCAGTCGGGAAACGCCGACGCCGCCTTTGTGGCACAGAGCGTCGTACCGGACAACGCGGATGTGGGACGACTCATCCTCGACCCGTCACAGCATCTGCCGCTCAGGCAGGCCGCAGCCGTCGTGGTCAGCAGTCGTCATCCTGCCGCCCGTGACTTTCTGCACTTCGTACGCGGCGTGGACGGACAGGCCATTCTCCGTCAGCATGGCTTTGCGCCGCCTCAGTAG
- the modB gene encoding molybdate ABC transporter permease subunit: MIGPLWLSTWVALLATALATMVGVPCAWLLARRQFVGRNLLSVLLLLPLVLPPTVLGYYLLLLIGRQGPVGRMAEALGLGRLVFTPTAAVFAAFVAALPFIVRAAQAGFEQVDALYEEAARTLGRRERAIFFTITLPLAWRTVLAGMALGFARAIGEFGATLMIAGNIPGHTQTASLAIYDAVQGFRYDLAWQGSLALSLVAGVVLWLMTRSRVRGSW, translated from the coding sequence ATGATCGGCCCGCTCTGGCTTTCGACATGGGTGGCACTCCTGGCCACGGCGCTCGCCACGATGGTGGGTGTGCCCTGCGCGTGGCTCCTGGCACGTCGACAGTTCGTGGGGCGCAATCTGCTCAGCGTGCTGCTGCTCCTGCCCCTGGTGTTGCCGCCCACCGTGCTGGGGTACTACCTGCTGCTGCTCATTGGCCGGCAGGGGCCCGTGGGGCGCATGGCCGAAGCACTGGGGCTTGGTCGCCTCGTTTTCACACCGACGGCCGCCGTGTTCGCGGCCTTCGTGGCAGCGCTGCCATTCATCGTGCGCGCGGCGCAGGCCGGCTTTGAACAGGTCGATGCGCTATACGAGGAAGCGGCCCGCACACTGGGCCGGCGGGAGCGTGCCATCTTCTTCACCATCACGTTGCCACTGGCCTGGCGCACCGTGTTGGCCGGTATGGCATTGGGCTTTGCCCGCGCCATCGGCGAGTTCGGCGCCACGCTCATGATTGCCGGCAACATTCCCGGTCACACGCAGACGGCCAGTCTCGCCATCTACGACGCGGTGCAGGGTTTCCGCTACGATCTGGCCTGGCAAGGCTCGCTGGCCCTGTCACTGGTGGCCGGCGTGGTGTTGTGGCTCATGACGCGTTCCCGGGTGCGTGGCTCGTGGTAA
- a CDS encoding ATP-binding cassette domain-containing protein, which produces MKRASDAPGDTLQVAFTHRVGSFELAPDFVAGHGITALVGASGAGKTLTLRAIAGLIMPDAGRITVQGDVLFDAGRGVRLSPQTRRIGVVFQQYALFPHLSVAQNVAYGITHRPEAERQTMVQHWLTLVGLETYASRWPRELSGGQQQRVALARALAPAPRLLLLDEPFAAVDMGLRRRLREELRRLQQTVGTPMLLVTHDLDEVRQIANDVIVLDRGRVVHRQHVGGPEDELSAVQSLLTNARD; this is translated from the coding sequence GTGAAACGCGCCAGTGATGCGCCGGGCGATACGCTACAGGTGGCGTTCACGCATCGCGTCGGCAGTTTCGAGCTCGCACCAGACTTCGTTGCCGGCCATGGCATCACGGCCTTGGTTGGTGCCTCCGGCGCCGGCAAGACACTCACGCTGCGGGCCATCGCCGGCCTGATCATGCCGGACGCCGGTCGCATCACGGTGCAGGGCGATGTGTTGTTTGATGCGGGGCGCGGTGTGCGGCTGTCGCCGCAGACGCGCCGCATTGGCGTGGTGTTTCAGCAGTACGCGCTCTTCCCGCACCTCAGCGTCGCGCAGAACGTGGCCTACGGCATCACACATCGACCCGAGGCCGAGCGACAAACGATGGTGCAGCACTGGCTCACACTGGTCGGGCTCGAGACCTACGCGTCACGTTGGCCGCGCGAGCTCTCCGGTGGACAGCAGCAGCGCGTGGCGCTGGCCCGCGCCCTCGCGCCGGCTCCGCGCCTGCTGCTGCTTGATGAGCCCTTTGCCGCGGTGGACATGGGTTTGCGCCGCCGACTGCGTGAGGAGCTGCGTCGTCTGCAGCAGACCGTCGGTACGCCCATGCTGCTGGTCACACACGATCTCGACGAGGTGCGACAGATCGCCAACGACGTCATTGTGCTCGATCGGGGACGTGTGGTACACCGCCAACACGTCGGCGGACCGGAGGACGAGCTGTCCGCGGTGCAGAGCCTGCTCACCAACGCGCGGGATTAG
- a CDS encoding cation:proton antiporter, whose product MPHDIDLLLTVAAGLGLAFVFGLAAARFHLPTILGYLLAGVVVGPFTPGFVADGGLASQLAEIGVILLMFGVGLHFSLDDLMEVRRIAIPGALVQIAAATGLGALVSVLWGWSWGSGIVFGLSLSVASTVVLLRALEDRGILDSMDGRVAVGWLIVEDLVTVVALVLLPAVASGMGGGASGASAGSAASIGAVLGLTALKLAAFLVVMLVGGRRVIPWLLRRVVNTGSRELFTLAVLAVALGLAVGAAMLFDVSFALGAFFAGVIVSESDFSHEAANNALPLQDAFAVLFFVSVGMLFDPSILIREPLAVITVVLIILIGKSVAAYGIVRAFGYSNHTALTISASLAQIGEFSFILAALGTSLGLLAPESQSLVVAGALLSITLNPFVFRVVDPFTRWLDARRPAAVVAATASSSTMKGVSGEGVGAGTSSPGDVAPAVPRRSNVPVLPAAIDHIVVIGSGRVGFPVVRELHAQQIPYRVIEASGDIAERLAAAGYHVVHGDATTLSALREAGLPNARLVLVAAPDAWQARAVLARAHQLNPGVEVLVRTHSDEERQFLEDMGAARALYGERELAVSMSREAFLRFRPEANLEELTARILRGAPIPPMPEAAS is encoded by the coding sequence ATGCCGCATGATATCGATCTGTTGTTGACCGTCGCCGCAGGCCTGGGCCTGGCCTTTGTGTTCGGGCTTGCGGCGGCGCGCTTTCACCTGCCCACCATCCTCGGCTACCTGCTGGCAGGTGTGGTGGTGGGGCCGTTCACGCCGGGGTTTGTGGCTGATGGGGGATTGGCGTCGCAGTTGGCCGAGATTGGTGTGATCCTGCTGATGTTCGGTGTAGGGCTGCATTTCTCACTCGATGACCTCATGGAAGTGCGGCGCATCGCGATCCCGGGCGCATTGGTGCAGATCGCGGCGGCCACGGGCCTCGGAGCACTGGTCTCGGTATTGTGGGGATGGAGTTGGGGCAGTGGCATAGTGTTTGGTCTTTCGCTGTCCGTGGCCAGTACGGTGGTGCTGCTGCGCGCGCTCGAAGACCGCGGCATTCTCGACTCCATGGACGGCCGGGTGGCTGTGGGTTGGCTGATTGTCGAGGATCTGGTGACCGTGGTTGCGCTCGTGTTGCTGCCGGCCGTCGCCAGTGGCATGGGCGGCGGAGCCTCCGGGGCAAGCGCCGGTTCCGCTGCGTCGATTGGTGCGGTCCTTGGACTCACGGCCCTCAAGCTGGCCGCGTTTCTGGTGGTGATGCTGGTGGGTGGCCGGCGAGTCATTCCGTGGCTGCTTCGCCGCGTGGTGAACACCGGTTCGCGCGAGCTCTTCACTTTGGCGGTACTGGCGGTCGCCCTCGGTCTCGCTGTTGGTGCGGCCATGCTCTTCGATGTGTCGTTCGCTCTAGGCGCGTTTTTCGCCGGTGTCATCGTGAGCGAGTCGGATTTCAGCCACGAGGCGGCCAACAACGCGCTGCCGTTGCAGGACGCGTTTGCGGTGCTGTTCTTCGTGTCGGTGGGCATGTTGTTCGATCCGTCCATTCTGATTCGCGAGCCGCTTGCGGTCATCACCGTGGTGCTCATCATCCTGATCGGCAAGTCGGTGGCGGCGTACGGCATTGTGCGGGCCTTCGGGTACTCCAACCATACGGCGCTCACGATTTCGGCCAGTCTCGCGCAAATCGGCGAGTTCTCGTTCATCCTGGCCGCCCTCGGGACATCGCTCGGCCTGTTGGCGCCCGAGTCGCAGAGTCTGGTCGTGGCCGGCGCTCTCCTGTCCATCACGCTCAATCCCTTCGTGTTTCGCGTGGTGGATCCCTTCACCCGGTGGCTCGACGCGCGGCGACCTGCGGCGGTTGTTGCGGCCACGGCGTCGTCGTCAACGATGAAAGGGGTGAGTGGCGAAGGAGTCGGCGCAGGCACGTCATCGCCGGGCGACGTTGCACCTGCCGTGCCCCGACGCAGCAACGTGCCGGTATTGCCAGCCGCCATCGACCACATCGTGGTCATCGGCTCGGGCCGGGTGGGATTCCCGGTCGTGCGTGAGTTGCACGCGCAGCAGATTCCCTATCGTGTCATCGAGGCCAGTGGGGACATTGCCGAACGACTGGCGGCAGCCGGCTACCATGTGGTGCACGGCGACGCCACAACGCTGAGTGCCTTGCGCGAAGCAGGCCTGCCGAATGCCCGACTGGTACTGGTGGCGGCGCCCGATGCATGGCAGGCGCGTGCAGTGTTGGCGCGCGCGCACCAGCTCAATCCGGGCGTGGAAGTGCTCGTGCGCACGCACAGCGATGAGGAACGGCAGTTCCTCGAAGACATGGGGGCGGCGCGTGCGCTGTACGGAGAGCGTGAGCTGGCGGTGAGCATGTCCCGTGAAGCGTTTCTGCGCTTTCGCCCCGAGGCGAATCTGGAGGAGCTCACCGCGCGCATCCTGCGTGGCGCGCCCATTCCCCCGATGCCGGAGGCCGCCAGCTAG
- a CDS encoding universal stress protein yields MRRLLVPLDGSAFAESALPYAVTVAQGPVPCAIDLVGVDVPEPLVSEGLAYSVLEAMREAASEASAREHMLRGYLHDMAVRLRAVLPSVQVDTVVRRGTPASELAAHAEEVRADLTVLTTHGRGGWDRLWFGSVTMDLMRRVDRPVLAVRPAPVPRDYLPLTGAALNTAVVAIDERLDPEPGLTALQTLAGHALDHITLLHVALAPPRALGRVLESESREALALRTTREASRLLSLKTDALAPRPHRANALVLEGGDPADVLLAHVDTHGTHLMVLATTAYHAVERLLFGSVADRLLQRASVPLLLVPRARG; encoded by the coding sequence ATGCGCCGCTTGCTGGTCCCCCTCGATGGTTCGGCCTTTGCCGAATCTGCGCTGCCCTATGCGGTCACCGTCGCCCAAGGGCCGGTGCCATGCGCCATCGATCTGGTGGGTGTGGATGTGCCAGAGCCGCTGGTTTCGGAGGGCCTTGCGTACAGCGTCCTGGAGGCGATGCGCGAAGCCGCCTCAGAAGCGAGTGCCCGTGAGCACATGCTGCGAGGCTATCTGCATGACATGGCGGTGCGCCTGCGCGCGGTACTGCCGTCGGTGCAGGTCGACACCGTTGTGCGACGCGGCACCCCAGCGAGCGAGCTGGCGGCGCATGCGGAGGAAGTCCGCGCCGACCTCACGGTGCTCACCACGCATGGGCGCGGCGGTTGGGATCGCTTGTGGTTCGGCAGTGTCACCATGGATCTCATGCGTCGTGTCGACCGTCCGGTGCTTGCGGTGCGTCCGGCGCCGGTGCCTCGCGACTACCTGCCACTCACCGGTGCGGCGCTCAACACGGCCGTGGTGGCCATCGACGAGCGGCTGGATCCGGAGCCCGGCCTGACAGCACTGCAGACGTTGGCGGGTCACGCGCTCGACCACATCACGTTACTGCACGTGGCGCTGGCCCCGCCCCGTGCGCTCGGCCGCGTCCTCGAGAGTGAGTCGCGCGAGGCACTCGCGCTGCGTACCACCCGCGAGGCTTCACGCCTGCTGTCCCTCAAGACCGACGCGTTGGCACCGCGGCCCCATCGCGCGAACGCGCTGGTTCTCGAGGGCGGAGATCCAGCGGACGTGCTGCTCGCGCATGTCGACACACATGGTACCCATCTGATGGTGCTCGCCACCACCGCCTATCACGCCGTTGAGCGTTTGCTCTTCGGCAGTGTCGCCGATCGTTTGCTGCAGCGGGCCTCGGTTCCCCTGTTGCTGGTTCCTCGCGCCCGAGGCTGA
- a CDS encoding hemolysin family protein, producing MTTEVIVIVILLVLNGVFSMSELAVMTAKRSRLEFRAEEEGDAGARAALELAAHPTAFLSTVQVGITLVGVLAGAFGGAGISEVLAAQFATISWLAPYATTLAFALVVAVITYLSLIFGELVPKNIALSNPERVASLVSRPMRAIARVGGPLVRMLTSSTNIVLRVFGLGTVSEPGVTEQDIRAMVEQATESGAVQQVEHEIVENTFRLGDRAVDSIMTPRPDIRWVDLSDDAPAVREQVAESLRERFLVCEQTLDSLIGVVQAEDLVAAAVQGQDVATAPVLRQVARAPLYVPATMPVYQLLSTLRSAQQHVAVVLDEYGGVAGLVDMEDVLEGLVGDVPLADDGEPAAWLRRADGSWEVEGSVALDEVELRLDLEVEARERAEVLTIGGFVMARLGRVPRPGDEFHWSGRTVRVLLMNGRRVERVLIDPPRL from the coding sequence ATGACCACCGAAGTCATCGTGATCGTCATCCTGCTGGTCCTGAACGGCGTGTTCTCCATGTCGGAGCTCGCGGTGATGACGGCCAAGCGTTCACGACTGGAGTTCCGTGCTGAAGAAGAAGGCGATGCCGGGGCGCGTGCGGCGCTGGAGTTGGCGGCGCATCCTACGGCATTCCTCTCCACGGTGCAGGTGGGCATCACGCTCGTCGGAGTGCTGGCTGGCGCGTTCGGTGGTGCGGGTATTTCCGAGGTGCTGGCGGCGCAGTTCGCCACGATATCGTGGTTGGCACCCTACGCCACCACACTCGCGTTTGCGCTGGTGGTGGCGGTGATCACCTACCTTTCGCTGATCTTCGGCGAGCTGGTGCCCAAGAACATCGCGCTCAGCAATCCGGAGCGTGTGGCCTCGCTGGTGTCGCGGCCCATGCGTGCCATCGCCCGTGTGGGCGGTCCGCTGGTGCGCATGCTGACGAGCTCCACCAACATCGTGCTGCGCGTCTTCGGGTTGGGTACCGTGTCCGAGCCCGGCGTGACGGAGCAGGATATTCGCGCCATGGTGGAGCAGGCCACGGAAAGTGGGGCGGTGCAGCAGGTCGAACACGAGATCGTGGAGAACACGTTTCGACTCGGTGATCGGGCCGTGGATTCCATCATGACGCCGCGCCCCGACATTCGCTGGGTGGATCTGTCGGACGACGCGCCGGCGGTGCGTGAGCAGGTGGCCGAGTCGCTGCGTGAGCGCTTTCTCGTGTGCGAACAGACGTTGGATTCGCTGATTGGGGTGGTGCAGGCCGAGGACCTGGTGGCCGCGGCTGTGCAGGGGCAGGACGTGGCCACTGCGCCCGTGTTACGGCAGGTGGCGCGTGCGCCGCTGTATGTGCCGGCCACCATGCCGGTCTATCAGTTGCTGTCAACACTGCGCAGCGCGCAGCAGCATGTGGCCGTGGTGCTCGACGAGTATGGGGGCGTGGCCGGCCTGGTGGACATGGAGGACGTGCTCGAAGGGCTGGTGGGTGATGTTCCCCTTGCCGATGACGGTGAACCGGCCGCCTGGTTGCGTCGGGCAGATGGAAGCTGGGAGGTCGAGGGCAGTGTGGCGCTTGACGAGGTGGAGCTGCGCCTCGACCTCGAGGTCGAGGCGCGTGAGCGTGCGGAGGTCCTCACCATTGGTGGCTTTGTCATGGCGCGGCTGGGGCGAGTCCCCCGTCCAGGTGATGAATTCCACTGGTCGGGTCGTACAGTCCGCGTACTGCTCATGAATGGCCGTCGCGTGGAACGGGTCCTCATCGACCCACCGCGATTGTGA
- a CDS encoding glycosyltransferase family 2 protein: MPSARRLRSRPSTSLIIATYNWPSALDVVLRSVRAQRVLPDEVLIADDGSGEATRLVIVAHQTDFPVPLKHVWHEDRGFRLAAIRNEALRQAQGDYVLQVDGDIVLHPRFVEQHINQARPGRYVQGSRCMLSRERTERMLRERNPQVPLFGRGLKNRLNALYLPLLAPLVRGPRDPDRRTRGCHMAFWRQDLLMVNGYDERFEGWGREDSELAARLIHAGIQRRNHKFGAVAYHLWHPEATRAAFPTNHAIYLETLARQSRRCAAGITRPAAARDLLVGV; the protein is encoded by the coding sequence ATGCCATCAGCACGTCGCCTCCGCTCCCGTCCCAGCACATCCCTCATCATTGCCACCTACAACTGGCCGTCAGCGCTGGATGTGGTGCTGCGCAGTGTACGCGCCCAGCGCGTGCTGCCCGATGAGGTGCTGATTGCCGACGATGGATCGGGCGAGGCCACGCGACTGGTCATTGTGGCCCATCAGACGGACTTCCCCGTGCCACTCAAGCATGTGTGGCACGAGGACCGCGGGTTCCGTCTGGCCGCCATTCGCAATGAGGCGCTGCGTCAGGCGCAGGGCGACTATGTCCTGCAGGTGGACGGGGACATCGTGCTGCATCCCCGATTCGTGGAACAGCACATCAACCAGGCGCGACCGGGTCGCTACGTGCAGGGCAGCCGCTGCATGCTCAGTCGCGAGCGTACCGAACGCATGCTGCGCGAGCGCAATCCGCAGGTGCCGCTGTTTGGTCGTGGGCTCAAGAATCGATTGAATGCGTTGTATCTGCCGCTGCTGGCGCCGCTGGTGCGTGGGCCACGCGACCCCGATCGTCGCACGCGGGGTTGTCACATGGCGTTCTGGCGACAGGACCTGCTCATGGTGAACGGCTACGACGAACGCTTCGAAGGCTGGGGGCGTGAAGACAGTGAACTCGCGGCTCGGCTCATTCATGCCGGCATACAGCGGCGCAATCACAAGTTCGGCGCCGTGGCCTATCACCTGTGGCATCCCGAAGCCACGCGCGCCGCGTTCCCCACCAATCACGCGATCTATCTCGAGACACTGGCCCGGCAGAGCCGGCGCTGCGCGGCGGGCATCACCCGACCAGCAGCGGCGCGGGATCTGCTGGTGGGTGTGTGA